In Streptomyces sp. NBC_01439, the following are encoded in one genomic region:
- the trmD gene encoding tRNA (guanosine(37)-N1)-methyltransferase TrmD, translating into MRLDVVTIFPEYLEPLNVSLVGKARARGQLDVHVHDLRQWTYDRHNTVDDTPYGGGPGMVMKTEPWGEALDSALADGYEAGAHGPVMVVPTPSGRPFTQELAVELSERPWLIFTPARYEGIDRRVMDEYATRMPVYEVSIGDYVLAGGEAAVLVVTEAVARLLPGVLGNAESHRDDSFAPGEMANLLEGPVYTKPPVWRGRDIPDVLLSGHHGKIARWRRDEAFRRTAQNRPDLIERCEAAGFDKKDREILSILGWQPTADGRFWRRARAVEE; encoded by the coding sequence ATGCGGCTCGACGTCGTCACGATCTTCCCCGAGTACCTGGAACCGCTGAACGTCTCCCTCGTCGGCAAGGCGCGTGCCCGCGGGCAGCTCGACGTACACGTGCACGACCTGCGGCAGTGGACGTACGACCGCCACAACACGGTGGACGACACCCCGTACGGCGGCGGTCCCGGCATGGTCATGAAGACCGAGCCGTGGGGCGAGGCCCTGGACTCCGCGCTGGCCGACGGCTACGAGGCGGGCGCGCACGGTCCCGTCATGGTCGTGCCCACCCCCAGCGGCCGCCCCTTCACCCAGGAACTGGCCGTCGAACTCTCCGAGCGGCCCTGGCTGATCTTCACGCCGGCCCGGTACGAGGGCATCGACCGCCGGGTCATGGACGAGTACGCCACGCGCATGCCGGTGTACGAGGTCTCCATCGGCGACTACGTCCTGGCGGGCGGCGAGGCCGCCGTGCTGGTGGTCACCGAGGCCGTGGCGCGGCTGCTGCCCGGGGTGCTCGGCAACGCCGAATCGCACCGCGACGACTCCTTCGCACCGGGCGAGATGGCGAACCTGCTGGAGGGGCCCGTCTACACCAAGCCCCCGGTGTGGCGCGGCCGGGACATTCCCGACGTCCTGCTCAGCGGGCACCACGGGAAGATCGCCCGGTGGCGCCGGGACGAGGCCTTCCGTCGGACCGCGCAGAACCGCCCCGACCTGATCGAGCGCTGCGAGGCCGCCGGCTTCGACAAGAAGGACCGGGAGATCCTCTCCATCCTGGGCTGGCAGCCGACCGCCGACGGCCGATTTTGGCGCAGGGCCCGGGCCGTGGAAGAATAG
- a CDS encoding DUF2469 domain-containing protein, whose amino-acid sequence MSAEDLEKYETEMELKLYREYRDVVGLFKYVIETERRFYLTNDYEMQVHSVQGEVFFEVSMADAWVWDMYRPARFVKKVRVLTFKDVNIEELNKSDLELPGS is encoded by the coding sequence ATGAGTGCCGAGGACCTCGAAAAGTACGAGACCGAGATGGAGCTGAAGCTCTATCGGGAGTACCGCGACGTCGTCGGGCTGTTCAAGTATGTGATCGAGACGGAACGCCGTTTCTACCTCACGAACGACTATGAGATGCAGGTGCATTCGGTTCAGGGGGAGGTGTTCTTCGAGGTCTCCATGGCCGACGCCTGGGTCTGGGATATGTATCGCCCGGCCCGTTTCGTGAAGAAGGTGCGGGTGCTGACCTTCAAGGACGTGAACATCGAGGAGCTCAACAAGAGCGACCTCGAACTGCCCGGCAGCTGA
- the lepB gene encoding signal peptidase I, whose protein sequence is MGGTQAIRTGKDGRGGLGNVLSGIAVAIGFALFLGGFAWGAVVYRPYMVPTDSMMPTVRPGDRVLAQRIDGADVHRGDVVIFTDSQWSDSPMVKRVVGIGGDVVKCCGAAGELTVNGTPLDEPYADTTKPETGLAMPPGQTAPTGTPFEVAVPEGNLFLLGDRRSASLDSRAHLQEAGQGSVPRSAVSARVDALAWPSVTMLERPATYAALPGGISRPGPLRLQVVTVLAGAVLVALGAAYGPVVRVLARGRQRERAGVR, encoded by the coding sequence ATGGGCGGAACACAAGCAATACGTACGGGCAAGGATGGCCGCGGTGGTCTCGGCAATGTGCTGTCGGGAATCGCCGTGGCCATCGGCTTTGCGCTCTTCCTGGGCGGCTTCGCGTGGGGTGCGGTCGTCTACCGGCCCTACATGGTCCCCACCGACTCGATGATGCCCACGGTGCGGCCGGGGGACCGGGTGCTGGCGCAGCGCATCGACGGCGCCGACGTGCACCGCGGGGACGTGGTCATCTTCACCGATTCCCAGTGGAGCGATTCGCCCATGGTCAAGCGGGTCGTCGGCATCGGCGGCGACGTCGTGAAGTGCTGCGGCGCGGCCGGCGAGCTGACGGTCAACGGCACCCCGCTGGACGAGCCGTACGCCGACACCACCAAGCCGGAGACGGGCCTGGCCATGCCGCCCGGACAGACCGCGCCCACCGGGACCCCCTTCGAGGTGGCGGTCCCCGAAGGCAACCTCTTCCTGCTGGGCGACCGGCGGTCCGCCTCGTTGGACTCCCGGGCCCACCTGCAGGAGGCCGGGCAGGGGTCCGTTCCCCGATCGGCCGTCAGTGCCCGCGTCGACGCCCTGGCCTGGCCCTCCGTGACGATGCTGGAGCGGCCGGCCACCTACGCCGCCCTGCCCGGCGGGATCTCGCGGCCCGGGCCGTTGCGCCTCCAGGTGGTGACGGTGTTGGCCGGGGCGGTCCTGGTGGCGCTGGGGGCCGCGTACGGGCCGGTCGTACGGGTCCTTGCGCGCGGCCGGCAGCGGGAGCGGGCCGGTGTCCGCTGA
- the lepB gene encoding signal peptidase I: MGSRGRKRGGRDWDFEPEPEPEPTPAPLVGGRLEGGRAERRRTARKVRRRRRTRRAGEVPLLVVVALCIALLLKTFLVQAFFIPSGSMEQTIRIGDRVLVDKLTPWFGSEIKRGDVVVFKDPGGWLKGEAARPPKDPIVVKQIKQALTFIGLLPSADEQDLIKRVIGVGGDTVKCCDGQGRVTVNGSPLDEPYVNPGNTPSDITFDVQVPEGRLFVMGDHRANSSDSRFHLDEGFQGTIPASGVVGQAVVIAWPYGHWAKLEQPATFRMVPDQARREGRGRRRRRRGAPFA; the protein is encoded by the coding sequence ATGGGTAGCCGAGGGCGGAAGAGGGGCGGACGGGACTGGGACTTCGAGCCCGAACCCGAGCCGGAGCCCACCCCGGCTCCACTGGTGGGGGGCCGGCTGGAAGGCGGCCGGGCCGAACGGCGCCGGACGGCCCGCAAGGTGCGCCGGCGCCGCCGCACGCGCCGGGCCGGCGAGGTGCCGCTGCTGGTGGTCGTGGCGCTGTGCATCGCACTGCTCCTCAAGACCTTCCTGGTACAGGCCTTCTTCATTCCGTCGGGCTCGATGGAGCAGACGATCCGGATCGGCGACCGCGTCCTGGTGGACAAGCTGACGCCGTGGTTCGGCTCCGAGATCAAGCGCGGCGACGTCGTCGTGTTCAAGGACCCCGGCGGTTGGCTCAAGGGCGAGGCGGCCCGTCCACCCAAGGACCCCATCGTCGTCAAGCAGATCAAGCAAGCACTCACCTTCATCGGCCTGCTGCCCTCGGCCGACGAGCAGGACCTCATCAAGCGGGTCATCGGCGTCGGCGGGGACACCGTCAAGTGCTGTGACGGCCAGGGCCGGGTCACCGTCAATGGATCGCCCCTCGATGAGCCGTACGTGAACCCGGGCAACACTCCTTCGGACATCACGTTCGACGTGCAGGTGCCGGAGGGCCGGCTCTTCGTGATGGGCGATCACCGCGCGAACTCGTCCGATTCCCGGTTCCACCTCGACGAGGGCTTTCAGGGCACCATCCCCGCGAGCGGGGTGGTCGGGCAGGCCGTCGTGATCGCCTGGCCCTACGGGCACTGGGCCAAGCTGGAGCAGCCGGCGACCTTCCGCATGGTGCCCGATCAGGCGCGACGCGAGGGACGCGGCCGGCGACGGCGCCGACGGGGAGCACCGTTCGCATAG
- the lepB gene encoding signal peptidase I, whose protein sequence is MAVGARSGRDEGEERPDDAVGREAEEDGDAQEHAHRSFWKELPLLIGIALLLALLIKTFLLQAFSIPSASMQNTLQMGDRVLVDKLTPWFGSEPERGEVVVFHDPADWLSGQPTPEPNIFQTVLSKIGLMPDPSEKDLIKRVIAIGGDTVECKKGGPVVVNGKELDEPYIYPGNTPCDDFPFGPITVPKGKIWVMGDHRQNSEDSRWHQQDSTKGFVPVDKVVGRAVVVAWPITRWSTLPVPDTFDQPGIGNQAAATALGLGAAGLAPVGLGPAALGFVGAVPLVMWRRQKLTRGRTGG, encoded by the coding sequence GTGGCGGTAGGCGCACGGTCCGGACGCGACGAAGGCGAGGAGCGGCCGGACGACGCCGTCGGGCGCGAGGCCGAGGAGGACGGCGATGCCCAGGAGCATGCGCACCGGTCCTTCTGGAAGGAGCTCCCGCTCCTCATCGGCATCGCCCTGCTGCTGGCCCTGCTGATCAAGACGTTCCTGCTCCAGGCGTTCTCGATCCCGTCGGCCTCGATGCAGAACACCCTGCAGATGGGCGACCGGGTGCTGGTGGACAAGCTGACCCCGTGGTTCGGCTCCGAGCCCGAGCGCGGCGAGGTCGTCGTCTTCCACGACCCCGCGGACTGGCTGTCCGGGCAGCCCACCCCCGAGCCGAACATCTTCCAGACGGTGCTCAGCAAGATCGGCCTCATGCCGGACCCCTCCGAGAAGGACCTGATCAAGCGGGTCATCGCGATCGGCGGGGACACGGTCGAGTGCAAGAAGGGGGGACCGGTCGTCGTCAACGGCAAGGAGCTGGACGAGCCGTACATCTACCCCGGCAACACCCCGTGCGACGACTTCCCGTTCGGCCCGATCACCGTGCCCAAGGGCAAGATCTGGGTCATGGGTGACCACCGGCAGAACTCCGAGGACTCCCGCTGGCACCAGCAGGACTCCACCAAGGGCTTCGTCCCGGTGGACAAGGTCGTCGGGCGGGCCGTGGTGGTCGCGTGGCCGATCACCCGCTGGTCCACCCTGCCGGTCCCGGACACCTTCGACCAGCCGGGCATCGGCAACCAGGCCGCGGCTACCGCGCTCGGCCTCGGGGCCGCCGGGCTGGCCCCGGTCGGGCTCGGTCCGGCCGCGCTGGGGTTCGTGGGAGCCGTTCCGCTCGTCATGTGGCGCAGGCAGAAGCTGACCAGGGGCCGTACCGGCGGGTAG
- a CDS encoding NUDIX hydrolase, translating into MSADPAAGHGRRKVSRVILLDPADRILLLHGFEPADPCDDWWFTPGGGLEGTESREQAALRELAEETGITEVELGPVLWHRYCSFPFDGRRWEQDEWYFLARTAQTETELGGLTELERRSVTGARWWTSEELLAAHETVYPTRLAELLRTLLDDGPPGEPVVLAPEIV; encoded by the coding sequence GTGTCCGCTGACCCGGCGGCCGGGCACGGCCGCCGGAAGGTGTCGCGGGTGATCCTGCTGGACCCGGCGGACCGGATCCTGCTGCTGCACGGTTTTGAACCGGCCGACCCCTGCGACGACTGGTGGTTCACCCCCGGCGGCGGACTGGAGGGGACCGAGAGCCGGGAACAGGCCGCACTGCGCGAGCTGGCGGAGGAGACCGGGATCACGGAGGTGGAGCTGGGCCCGGTGCTGTGGCACCGCTACTGCTCCTTCCCCTTCGACGGGCGGCGCTGGGAACAGGATGAGTGGTACTTCCTCGCCCGGACCGCCCAGACCGAGACCGAGCTGGGCGGCCTCACCGAGCTGGAGCGGCGCAGCGTCACCGGAGCCAGGTGGTGGACCTCCGAGGAACTTCTCGCGGCCCATGAGACGGTGTACCCGACCAGACTCGCCGAGCTGCTCCGTACGCTGCTCGACGACGGTCCTCCGGGTGAGCCGGTGGTCCTGGCCCCGGAAATCGTTTAG
- the rplS gene encoding 50S ribosomal protein L19, whose translation MSHLLDGVNAATLRSDVPAFRPGDTINVHVRVIEGNRSRIQQFKGVVIRRQGAGVSETFTVRKVSFSVGVERTFPVHSPIFEKIELVTRGDVRRAKLYYLRELRGKAAKIKEKRDR comes from the coding sequence ATGTCTCACCTGCTCGATGGCGTCAACGCCGCCACGCTCCGCTCGGACGTCCCGGCCTTCCGCCCGGGTGACACGATCAACGTGCACGTCCGCGTGATCGAGGGCAACCGCTCCCGTATCCAGCAGTTCAAGGGCGTAGTCATCCGCCGCCAGGGCGCCGGTGTCTCCGAGACCTTCACCGTGCGCAAGGTCTCCTTCAGCGTCGGCGTGGAGCGTACCTTCCCGGTCCACTCCCCGATCTTCGAGAAGATCGAGCTCGTCACCCGCGGTGACGTTCGCCGCGCCAAGCTGTACTACCTCCGTGAGCTCCGCGGCAAGGCCGCGAAGATCAAGGAGAAGCGCGACCGCTGA
- the lepB gene encoding signal peptidase I codes for MDTEAPHTQRGHSSLLEGDGRPRFAFSRTGRTAGGRPLTWRRAGALGVLCTAFLLLFSNFVVQPFLIPSRSMEPTLQVGDRVLVNKLAYRFGGQPQRGDVVVFDGTGSFVRERPEGNPVGAVLHGAASALGLAEPSDTDFVKRVVGVGGDDVVCCDAAGRVAVNGVPLEEPYLHPGDAPSAVPFRIVVPLGTLWVMGDHRSQSRDSRDHLGEPGGGMVPVENVIGRADWIGWPLSRWDGVGGGHG; via the coding sequence ATGGACACCGAAGCACCTCACACGCAGCGCGGCCACTCTTCCCTCCTCGAGGGGGACGGGCGGCCGCGTTTTGCGTTCTCCCGGACCGGGCGGACGGCCGGCGGGCGACCCCTCACGTGGCGCCGCGCCGGGGCGCTCGGGGTGCTCTGCACCGCCTTCCTGCTGCTGTTCAGCAACTTCGTGGTCCAGCCCTTCCTGATCCCGAGCCGCTCCATGGAGCCGACGCTCCAGGTCGGGGACCGGGTGCTGGTCAACAAGTTGGCCTACCGCTTCGGCGGGCAGCCGCAGCGCGGGGACGTGGTGGTGTTCGACGGCACGGGTTCGTTCGTGCGCGAACGCCCCGAGGGCAATCCGGTCGGCGCCGTGCTGCACGGCGCGGCCTCGGCGCTCGGGCTGGCCGAGCCGTCCGACACCGATTTCGTGAAGCGGGTCGTGGGCGTCGGCGGCGACGACGTGGTGTGCTGCGACGCGGCAGGGCGGGTGGCGGTCAACGGCGTGCCGCTGGAGGAGCCGTACCTCCACCCCGGCGACGCGCCCTCGGCGGTGCCCTTCCGGATCGTCGTACCGCTTGGGACCCTCTGGGTCATGGGTGATCATCGTTCCCAGTCCCGGGACTCCCGGGACCACCTGGGGGAACCGGGCGGGGGGATGGTGCCGGTGGAGAACGTGATCGGGCGGGCCGACTGGATCGGTTGGCCGCTCTCGCGCTGGGACGGCGTCGGCGGTGGCCATGGGTAG
- the whiG gene encoding RNA polymerase sigma factor WhiG, with amino-acid sequence MPQHTSGSDRAAVPPAARGSVRSTAPSSLEVLWRSYKESGDERLREQLILHYSPLVKYVAGRVSVGLPPNVEQADFVSSGVFGLIDAIEKFDVDRSIKFETYAITRIRGAMIDELRALDWIPRSVRQKARAVERAYATLEAQLRRTPTESEVAGEMGIGVEDLHTVFSQLSLANVVALEELLHVGGEGGDRLSLMDTLEDTAADNPVAVAEDRELRRLLARAINTLPEREKTVVTLYYYEGLTLAEIGNVLGVTESRVSQIHTKSVLQLRAKLADVGR; translated from the coding sequence ATGCCCCAGCACACCTCAGGGTCCGACCGCGCTGCGGTGCCCCCCGCTGCCCGAGGCAGCGTGCGGTCCACCGCGCCCTCGTCCCTGGAGGTGCTGTGGCGCTCGTACAAGGAGTCGGGTGACGAGCGGCTGCGGGAGCAGCTGATCCTGCACTACTCGCCCCTGGTGAAGTACGTGGCGGGCCGCGTCAGCGTGGGCCTGCCGCCCAACGTGGAGCAGGCCGACTTCGTCTCCTCCGGGGTCTTCGGGCTGATCGACGCCATCGAGAAGTTCGACGTCGACCGGTCGATCAAGTTCGAGACGTACGCGATCACCCGGATCCGCGGCGCGATGATCGACGAGCTGCGGGCGCTGGACTGGATCCCGCGCTCGGTCCGGCAGAAGGCGCGCGCCGTGGAACGGGCCTACGCCACGCTGGAGGCCCAGCTGCGGCGCACCCCGACGGAGAGCGAGGTCGCCGGGGAGATGGGGATCGGGGTGGAGGATCTCCACACCGTCTTCAGCCAGTTGTCGCTGGCCAACGTGGTCGCCCTGGAAGAGCTGCTGCACGTCGGCGGGGAGGGCGGCGACCGCCTCTCGCTGATGGACACCTTGGAGGACACCGCCGCCGACAATCCGGTGGCAGTGGCCGAGGACCGCGAGCTGCGGCGCCTGTTGGCGCGGGCCATCAACACGCTCCCCGAGCGGGAGAAGACCGTGGTGACCCTCTACTACTACGAGGGGCTCACGCTGGCCGAGATCGGCAATGTCCTCGGCGTCACCGAGAGCCGGGTCAGTCAGATCCACACCAAGTCCGTCCTGCAGTTGCGCGCAAAGTTGGCAGATGTGGGGAGGTGA
- the rimM gene encoding ribosome maturation factor RimM (Essential for efficient processing of 16S rRNA), with the protein MELVVARIGRAHGIKGEVTVEVRTDEPELRLSPGAVLKTEPATAGPLTIETGRVHSGRLLLRFAGVKDRTGAEALRNTLLIAEVDPSELPEEEDEYYDHQLMDLDVVLEDGTEIGRITEISHLPSQDLFIVERPDGSEVMIPFVEEIVAEIDLEEQRCVITPPPGLIDERDAVIVSTRDEDATDSGDDA; encoded by the coding sequence GTGGAGTTGGTAGTCGCGCGGATCGGCCGCGCCCACGGCATCAAGGGTGAGGTCACCGTCGAGGTGCGCACCGACGAGCCGGAACTGCGACTGAGTCCCGGCGCCGTGCTCAAGACGGAGCCCGCGACGGCGGGACCGCTGACGATCGAGACGGGTCGCGTGCACAGTGGGCGCCTGCTGCTCCGCTTCGCCGGCGTCAAGGACCGCACCGGAGCCGAGGCGCTGCGCAACACCCTCCTGATCGCCGAGGTGGACCCCTCCGAGCTGCCGGAGGAGGAGGACGAGTACTACGACCACCAGCTGATGGACCTGGACGTGGTGCTGGAGGACGGCACCGAGATCGGCCGGATCACCGAGATCTCCCACCTGCCCTCCCAGGACCTCTTCATCGTCGAGCGGCCGGACGGCTCCGAGGTGATGATCCCCTTCGTGGAGGAGATCGTCGCCGAGATCGACCTGGAAGAGCAGCGCTGCGTCATCACCCCGCCGCCCGGGCTGATCGACGAGCGTGACGCCGTCATCGTCTCGACCCGGGACGAGGACGCCACGGATTCCGGGGACGACGCCTGA
- the dprA gene encoding DNA-processing protein DprA: protein MTGSGDAELLARAALTRVLEPGDAHGGRWLREFGAVRLIQLLTATGAEPDTLSGVGPERLAGYRRRAALAEPERDLANAAESGGRFVHPGSAQWPTQLDDLGDERPVGLWVRGRPNLRTWALRSVSVVGARACTPYGAHMAQTLAAGLAERGWVVVSGAAFGIDGAAHRGALASGGATAAVLACGVDVAYPRGHAGLLGRIAGQGLILGELPPGSHPTPTRFVLRNRVIAALTRGTVVVEAAHRSGSLVTARRAQRLGRFTMGVPGPATSGLSAGVHELLRGEAVVVTDAAEVVELVGAMGELAPERRGPVFARDLLDPDAARVLEALPVGRPADVAELALASGTGADEVIGRLYELHSLGFVERQGDGWQLSRQTAGGGTQTGAARRGGR, encoded by the coding sequence ATGACCGGCTCCGGGGACGCGGAACTGCTGGCGCGGGCGGCGCTCACCCGGGTGCTGGAGCCCGGCGACGCGCACGGCGGCCGGTGGCTGCGCGAGTTCGGCGCGGTGCGGTTGATACAGCTGTTGACCGCCACCGGGGCGGAGCCTGACACCCTGTCCGGGGTGGGGCCCGAGCGGCTCGCCGGGTACCGCAGACGGGCCGCGCTGGCCGAACCCGAGCGGGACCTCGCGAACGCCGCCGAGTCGGGAGGCCGGTTCGTCCACCCGGGATCGGCGCAGTGGCCGACGCAACTCGACGACCTGGGCGACGAGCGGCCCGTCGGACTGTGGGTGCGGGGCCGCCCGAACCTGCGCACCTGGGCGCTGCGTTCGGTCTCCGTGGTCGGGGCCCGCGCCTGCACCCCGTACGGCGCGCACATGGCCCAGACCCTGGCCGCCGGTCTCGCCGAGCGGGGTTGGGTCGTGGTGTCCGGCGCCGCGTTCGGGATCGACGGCGCCGCCCACCGGGGTGCCCTCGCCTCGGGCGGCGCGACAGCGGCGGTACTGGCCTGCGGGGTGGACGTCGCCTACCCGCGCGGACACGCCGGGTTGCTCGGCCGGATCGCCGGGCAGGGGTTGATCCTCGGGGAGCTGCCACCGGGTAGCCATCCGACGCCCACCCGGTTCGTCCTGCGCAACCGGGTCATCGCGGCCCTCACCCGGGGCACGGTCGTCGTGGAGGCGGCGCACCGCAGCGGCTCGCTGGTCACGGCCCGGCGGGCGCAGCGCCTGGGGCGGTTCACCATGGGGGTGCCCGGGCCCGCCACCAGCGGGCTCTCGGCCGGGGTGCACGAACTGCTGCGGGGCGAGGCCGTGGTCGTCACCGACGCGGCCGAGGTGGTCGAGCTGGTCGGAGCCATGGGCGAGCTGGCTCCCGAGCGGCGCGGCCCGGTGTTCGCCCGGGACCTGCTGGACCCGGACGCCGCCCGTGTGCTCGAAGCGCTGCCCGTCGGCCGCCCGGCGGACGTCGCCGAGCTGGCACTTGCCTCCGGCACCGGCGCCGATGAAGTCATCGGCAGACTGTACGAACTTCACTCTCTGGGGTTCGTCGAACGGCAGGGCGACGGCTGGCAGTTGAGCAGACAAACGGCTGGAGGAGGCACACAAACCGGAGCTGCCCGGCGAGGCGGTCGTTGA
- a CDS encoding RNA-binding protein — protein sequence MLEEALEHLVKGIVDNPDEVQVASRNLRRGQVLEVRVHPDDLGKVIGRNGRTARALRTVVGAIGGRGIRVDLVDVDQVR from the coding sequence ATGCTCGAGGAGGCTCTTGAGCACCTCGTAAAGGGCATTGTGGACAACCCCGACGAAGTGCAGGTCGCCTCGCGCAACCTGCGCCGCGGGCAGGTGCTCGAGGTCCGGGTTCACCCCGACGACCTCGGCAAGGTGATCGGCCGCAACGGCCGCACCGCACGTGCTCTGCGTACCGTCGTGGGCGCCATCGGCGGCCGGGGGATCCGCGTCGACCTCGTCGACGTGGACCAGGTCCGCTGA
- a CDS encoding YifB family Mg chelatase-like AAA ATPase, translating to MGFARACSVALVGVDGVVVEVQADLEPGVAAFTLVGLPDKTLVESRDRVRAAVVNSGAAWPQKKLTVGLSPASVPKSGAGFDLAVAAAVLGAAEVVDPGTIADLVLIGELGLDGRVRPVRGILPAVLAAAEAGYRQVVVPQQCAAEAALVPDVSVLGVRSLRQLIAVLTGEEVPEEEPGDPPGRPDPILAGLLVPGAELGTGLARGRPGREDGTDFPDLADVAGQHTARRALEVAAAGGHHLFLSGPPGAGKTMLAERLPWLLPPLTRQDSVEVTAVHSVAGILPPGEPLVARPPYCAPHHSATMQSLVGGGTGIPRPGAVSLAHRGVLFLDEAAEFHSRALDALRQPLESGHVVIARAAGVVRLPARFLMVLAANPCPCGRHTLHGAGCECPPSVIRRYQARLSGPLLDRVDLRVEVEPVNRSDLLGRGGRGEPTAVVADRVRQARERAAARLADTPWRLNSEVPGQELRTRWQAGPGALAPAERDLERGLLTARGLDRVLRVAWTVADLRGRDRPEALDVAVALELRTGIARGAMSLPRAGT from the coding sequence ATGGGGTTCGCGCGAGCCTGCTCCGTGGCCCTGGTCGGCGTCGACGGCGTGGTGGTCGAGGTACAGGCCGACCTGGAGCCCGGCGTGGCCGCCTTCACCCTGGTCGGGTTGCCGGACAAGACCCTGGTCGAGAGCCGGGACCGGGTGCGGGCGGCCGTGGTCAACTCGGGGGCCGCCTGGCCGCAGAAGAAGCTCACGGTCGGACTGAGCCCGGCCTCCGTACCGAAATCCGGCGCCGGCTTCGACCTGGCCGTCGCGGCCGCCGTGCTCGGGGCCGCCGAGGTGGTCGACCCGGGCACGATCGCCGACCTCGTCCTGATCGGGGAACTGGGGCTGGACGGCCGCGTGCGCCCGGTCCGCGGGATCCTGCCGGCGGTCCTCGCAGCGGCGGAGGCCGGCTACCGGCAGGTGGTGGTGCCGCAGCAGTGCGCGGCCGAGGCCGCGCTCGTACCGGACGTCTCGGTCCTCGGCGTCCGCAGCCTGCGCCAGCTCATCGCGGTCCTGACCGGCGAGGAGGTCCCCGAGGAAGAGCCGGGCGACCCGCCCGGCAGGCCGGACCCGATACTGGCCGGACTGCTCGTCCCCGGGGCGGAACTGGGCACGGGCCTCGCCCGGGGCCGGCCGGGCCGGGAGGACGGCACGGACTTCCCCGACCTCGCCGACGTGGCGGGACAGCACACGGCGCGCCGCGCCCTGGAGGTCGCCGCCGCCGGAGGACACCACCTCTTCCTCAGCGGACCGCCCGGAGCGGGCAAGACCATGCTCGCCGAACGGCTGCCCTGGCTCCTGCCACCGCTCACCCGTCAGGATTCCGTGGAGGTCACGGCCGTCCACTCGGTCGCGGGAATCCTCCCGCCCGGCGAACCGCTGGTCGCACGGCCGCCCTACTGCGCGCCGCACCATTCGGCGACCATGCAGTCGCTGGTGGGCGGCGGGACCGGGATCCCCAGGCCCGGGGCGGTCTCCCTGGCCCACCGCGGCGTGCTCTTCCTGGACGAGGCCGCGGAGTTCCACAGCCGGGCGCTGGACGCGCTGCGGCAGCCCCTCGAATCGGGGCACGTGGTCATCGCCCGCGCCGCCGGAGTGGTAAGGCTGCCCGCCAGGTTCCTGATGGTGCTCGCCGCCAACCCGTGCCCGTGCGGGCGCCACACCCTGCACGGAGCCGGCTGCGAATGCCCGCCTTCGGTGATCCGCCGTTACCAGGCGAGGCTGTCCGGGCCGTTGCTCGACCGGGTCGACCTGAGGGTGGAGGTCGAGCCGGTGAACCGCAGCGACCTGCTGGGGCGGGGCGGCCGCGGGGAACCCACCGCGGTGGTCGCCGACCGGGTGCGTCAGGCCCGGGAGCGCGCCGCGGCCCGGCTCGCCGACACGCCGTGGCGGCTCAACTCCGAAGTGCCCGGGCAGGAACTGCGCACCCGGTGGCAGGCCGGGCCCGGCGCTCTGGCCCCCGCCGAGCGCGATCTGGAACGCGGGCTGCTCACCGCGCGCGGGCTGGACCGGGTGCTGAGGGTCGCCTGGACGGTGGCCGACCTACGGGGGCGGGACCGGCCCGAGGCGCTGGACGTGGCCGTGGCGCTGGAGCTGCGGACCGGGATCGCCCGCGGGGCGATGTCGCTGCCGAGGGCCGGGACATGA
- a CDS encoding YraN family protein has protein sequence MNAKGVAQQALGRYGEELAARRLTEAGMTVIARNWRCRGGEIDIVARDGDALVVCEVKTRRAGEFEHPMAAVRPAKAERLRTLAGRWLADHGGPPPGGVRIDLVGVLLPRRGAPLVEHVRGAA, from the coding sequence ATGAACGCGAAGGGCGTGGCACAGCAGGCATTGGGGCGGTACGGCGAGGAGCTCGCGGCCCGGCGGCTGACCGAGGCCGGGATGACCGTGATCGCGCGGAACTGGCGGTGCCGCGGCGGCGAGATCGACATCGTCGCCCGGGACGGGGACGCCCTCGTCGTGTGCGAGGTCAAGACCCGCCGGGCGGGCGAGTTCGAGCATCCGATGGCCGCCGTGCGGCCCGCCAAGGCCGAGCGCTTGCGCACTCTGGCCGGGCGCTGGCTCGCCGACCACGGCGGACCACCCCCGGGCGGGGTGCGCATCGACCTCGTCGGGGTTCTGCTGCCGCGGCGCGGCGCCCCCCTCGTGGAACACGTCAGGGGGGCGGCCTGA